In one window of Mercurialis annua linkage group LG4, ddMerAnnu1.2, whole genome shotgun sequence DNA:
- the LOC130014564 gene encoding uncharacterized protein LOC130014564 yields MNSIRPLVSFIILIALVKTASAGPNAAQCKEEIRLGLNACKPVVYGKSPSAECCHRVRVSHVECVCPEITPKVAVLIDINRAVRLVQGCGRRVPRHFKCGSITTP; encoded by the exons ATGAATTCAATTAGGCCATTAGTTTCCTTTATTATACTAATTGCTCTGGTTAAGACAGCCAGTGCAGGTCCTAATGCCGCCCAGTGCAAAGAAGAGATAAGGCTCGGTCTTAATGCTTGCAAGCCTGTCGTGTATGGCAAGTCACCGTCGGCAGAGTGTTGTCACCGAGTCAGAGTTTCACACGTGGAATGTGTTTGCCCTGAAATTACCCCTAAAGTAGCTGTGCTTATCGATATTAATCGGGCCGTTCGACTCGTTCAAGGTTGTGGTCGGAGAGTTCCTCGCCATTTCAAGTGTGGAA GTATCACAACTCCATGA